Proteins from a genomic interval of Phyllopteryx taeniolatus isolate TA_2022b chromosome 3, UOR_Ptae_1.2, whole genome shotgun sequence:
- the prlhr2a gene encoding prolactin releasing hormone receptor 2a, protein MEGPTGDRITTPVTHQSNDTSGIFEVALQNVSTERKPQFEGVELLQSFKVLIIPCYTLVALVGVVGNYLLLYVICRARKMHNVTNFFIGNLAFSDMLMCATCIPFTLAYALNPHGWVFGRFMCYLVYLIQPVTVYVSVFTLTAIGVDRYYATVHPLKKRISVLACTYLLSAIWLLSCALVAPAVAHTYHVEFQNEGFTICEEFWMGQEGEHLAYAYSTLFITYVLPLSALCISYLCISVKLRNCVVPGYRTRSQAEAQRMRKRKTFRLVSLVVAAFGICWMPISVFNVLRDIDIDLIDKRYFLLIQLLCHLCAMSSSCCNPFLYAWLHDRFRTELRKMMVCRRRIGIAANNGATASVVL, encoded by the exons ATGGAGGGCCCAACCGGTGATCGCATCACCACGCCCGTGACCCATCAGTCGAACGACACGAGTGGCATCTTCGAGGTGGCGCTCCAGAATGTCTCCACGGAGCGCAAGCCTCAGTTCGAGGGTGTGGAGCTGCTGCAGTCCTTCAAAGTGCTCATCATCCCCTGCTACACTCTGGTGGCCCTGGTGGGCGTCGTCGGCAACTACCTGCTCCTGTACGTCATCTGCCGCGCTCGCAAGATGCACAACGTCACCAACTTCTTCATCGGGAACCTGGCCTTCTCCGACATGCTCATGTGCGCCACGTGCATCCCCTTCACTCTGGCCTATGCGCTCAACCCACACGGGTGGGTGTTTGGCCGCTTCATGTGCTACCTGGTTTATCTCATCCAGCCGGTGACCGTGTACGTGTCAGTTTTCACCCTCACCGCCATCGGGGTGGATAG GTACTACGCCACAGTGCATCCTCTGAAGAAGCGCATTTCAGTCTTGGCATGCACCTACTTGCTGTCCGCTATCTGGCTGCTGTCCTGTGCTCTGGTGGCTCCTGCTGTGGCTCACACCTACCATGTGGAGTTCCAAAACGAGGGCTTCACCATCTGTGAGGAATTCTGGATGGGTCAGGAGGGGGAGCATCTGGCCTACGCGTACAGCACTCTCTTCATCACCTACGTGCTGCCTCTGTCTGCCCTCTGCATCTCCTATCTGTGCATCTCTGTCAAACTGAGGAACTGTGTGGTTCCAGGCTACCGCACTCGGAGCCAGGCCGAGGCTCAGCGCATGCGCAAACGCAAGACCTTCCGCCTCGTGAGCCTTGTGGTGGCCGCTTTTGGCATTTGCTGGATGCCCATCAGCGTGTTCAACGTGCTACGTGACATTGACATTGATCTGATTGATAAGCGCTACTTCCTGCTCATTCAGTTGCTCTGTCACCTTTGTGCTATGAGCTCGTCCTGCTGTAATCCTTTCCTGTACGCTTGGCTCCACGACCGCTTTCGTACCGAGCTCCGCAAAATGATGGTGTGCCGCCGGCGTATTGGCATTGCCGCCAACAATGGCGCCACTGCAAGTGTTGTGCTGTGA